The genomic window ACGACGAGGCCTTCTTCCGGCGGGTGCGCTCGCGCACCACGGGCCTCAAGCGGGCGCTGCTGGACCAGACGCTGGTCTCCGGGGTGGGCAACATCTACGCCGACGAGTCCCTGTGGCGCGCGAAGCTGCACTACGCCCGGCCCACGAGGTCCCTGACCCGCGCCCAGGCCGCCGCGGTGCTGGCCGGGCTGCGCGAGGTCATGACGGCGGCCCTGGCGGCGGGCGGGACGAGCTTCGACTCGCTGTACGTCAACGTCAACGGCGCCTCGGGGTACTTCGACCGGTCGCTGGCGGTCTACGGCCAGGTCGGCCGGCCCTGCCCGCGGTGCGGCTCGCTCGTGCGGCGCGACGCCTTCATGAACCGCAGCTCGTTCTCCTGCCCCGGGTGCCAGCCGGTGCCGCGCGCCGCCCACTGGTGAGGCCTCAGGCCCGGCCCCACAGCGCCGTGGGGTCGTCGGCGGGACGGAAACCCGCGGACTCCACGGCCCGCGCGACCTCGCGGAAGCGCTGACCGAGCTCACCCGGGCTGTGGGCGTCGCTGCCGAACGCGACGGCGTCGCCCCCGGCCTCGCACCACCACCGGACGATGCGCAGGTCCAGCGGCAGGGACGTGTTCACCTCCAGCGCCCGCCCTGAGGCGGCGAGCACGGACAGGGTGTGCCGCAACGGTTCCTCCAGCTCCGGCCACGGGACCTCGAGCCCGGCGGGCCAGTGCCGCAGCGGGTAGTCGACGTGGCCCAGCACCTCGAAGCGCACGTCGGAGGCCACCATCTCGCGCACCTGCTCCAGGTAGGCCAGGACCACGTCCACGGCCGTGCGCTGGGCGAACGCCGAACTCACCTCGAGGAACTGCCCCGGGTCGGCCAGGTCCGCCAGGGCGTGCACCGACCCGACGACCCGGTCGAAACCCGTCCGCAGGAGGTCGGCGACCTCCTGCGGGTACCGGTGGCCCGCGTCGAGCTCGATGCCGGTGCGGATCGTCAGGGCGGGGAACAGGTCGCGGCAGCGCGCGACCTCGGCGACGTACGCCTCGACCTCCAGCGGTGCCCCGAGGAACCGGCCGTGCCCGTCGATCGTGCCGCGGACCCCCTCGGGCCACCGCCACCCGCCCGGCGGCGCCGACCACGCCTCGAAGTCGACGTGCTCCGTGAAGGAGACCGCCGGCAGGCCGAGGTCGACCGCGCGCCGGCAGGTCCCCTCCATGTCCCCGGCGAACGCGTCCCAGGAGAAGCGGGAGTGGACGTGGTCGTCGGCGGGCAGGCTCACCGGTGCCCTGCCGGGCTGCTCGCGGGGTGGGGCGGGTGAGCGACGGTGACCACGGGCTCACCGTACGGCGGGCACGGGAGGCGGACCAGGACCCCGACCCGGTCAGAGCCGGTCGCGCACCCGGACCAGGCGGTCCAGGGCCTCCTCGGGGTCCGGGCCGTCGGCGTCGTGGTCCAGCCAGACGACGCACCGGTGCACGCCCGCGTCCCGGAACCCGGCGAGGACCGCGGCATCCGCCGGGGCGGCCCCGATGGTCAGCGGCACCTGACGCCCGGCGCGCTCGCACGACCGGCGCCACCGCCCCAGCAGTCCCGGGGCCTCGGGGACCGGCATCCACTGCGCGTCCAGGGCGATCACCCGGTCCTCCGCGCTGGGGCCGTCGCCGCCGACGAGGATCGGCGGGTGGGGCCGCTGCACGGGTTTGGGCCAGGACTTCAGCGGGCCGAAGTCCGTGGAGGCGCTGGGGGCACCTCCCGGCGCCCTGGCGCCGGGGGAGGAACTCGGCCACGTCGTGGGTCCAGATCTCGCGGATCGCCTGCGTCCGTTCGAGGCTGGTGCGCATCCGGTCCCCCGGGGCGGTGCCGTGGGTCTGCATCTGCTCGCGGATCCAGCCGGCGCCGACCCCGAACTCGACCCGGCCCCCGGACAGGACGTCGAGGGTCGCGACGGCCTTCGCCGTGACGATCGGGTCCCGTTGCGCGACCAGGCAGACACCGAACCCCACCCGCAGCGTCGTCGTGGCCGTCGCCGCGGCCGTGAGCCCGACGAACGGGTCGAGC from Kineococcus rhizosphaerae includes these protein-coding regions:
- a CDS encoding histidinol-phosphatase HisJ family protein — its product is MSLPADDHVHSRFSWDAFAGDMEGTCRRAVDLGLPAVSFTEHVDFEAWSAPPGGWRWPEGVRGTIDGHGRFLGAPLEVEAYVAEVARCRDLFPALTIRTGIELDAGHRYPQEVADLLRTGFDRVVGSVHALADLADPGQFLEVSSAFAQRTAVDVVLAYLEQVREMVASDVRFEVLGHVDYPLRHWPAGLEVPWPELEEPLRHTLSVLAASGRALEVNTSLPLDLRIVRWWCEAGGDAVAFGSDAHSPGELGQRFREVARAVESAGFRPADDPTALWGRA